Proteins encoded by one window of Mailhella massiliensis:
- a CDS encoding type II toxin-antitoxin system RelB/DinJ family antitoxin, giving the protein MPDILNLDPELAAKADALFHELGLDLPTAVRLFLLQSLREGGLPFTPRLTAPSAMREKHAEAPLPQEEPGHEENRTDTPCIKEEPRLDADMPSAPAPEENLRSLPETEEEESGRDLPADAGESGFPGEEEELPAAGNDGEAPSPTAAAEAPFAPGGSDELRRAFASAHLIGAPLRRIRSLNRLYAIGERNPHVQGWREVYVSGDEPFALDFGAVRVELGFHGGAACA; this is encoded by the coding sequence ATGCCCGATATACTGAACCTTGACCCGGAACTGGCCGCAAAGGCCGACGCGCTCTTTCACGAACTGGGGCTGGATCTGCCCACGGCCGTACGGCTTTTTCTGCTGCAATCGCTGAGGGAAGGCGGCCTGCCCTTCACTCCGCGCCTCACCGCGCCCTCGGCCATGCGCGAAAAACATGCCGAGGCGCCCCTGCCGCAGGAAGAACCCGGCCATGAGGAAAACAGGACGGACACGCCCTGCATAAAGGAAGAACCCCGTCTCGACGCGGACATGCCCTCCGCTCCCGCCCCGGAAGAGAACCTGCGTTCCCTGCCCGAAACGGAGGAAGAAGAATCCGGGAGGGACCTCCCGGCCGACGCCGGAGAAAGCGGTTTCCCCGGGGAAGAGGAAGAACTGCCTGCCGCCGGAAACGACGGTGAAGCGCCCTCTCCCACCGCCGCGGCCGAAGCCCCCTTCGCCCCCGGCGGAAGTGACGAACTGCGTCGTGCCTTTGCCTCCGCGCACCTCATCGGCGCGCCGCTCCGGCGCATCCGTTCCCTGAACCGTCTGTACGCCATAGGCGAAAGAAATCCCCATGTGCAGGGCTGGCGCGAGGTGTACGTTTCCGGCGACGAGCCCTTTGCCCTCGATTTCGGCGCCGTGCGCGTGGAACTCGGTTTCCACGGCGGGGCAGCCTGCGCATGA
- a CDS encoding Fur family transcriptional regulator encodes MEKNFAEVEHKFSEYLKQKGLRVTPQRLKILEAFLNADDHVSMEELFLLVRSRDNTVGQVTVYRTLKLLCEAGIASAVNFEEGMVRYEPLGMHHHDHLVCEKCGRKIEFINDAIEELQEKVCRVHGFIPTSHHMVLYGVCSDCRKKA; translated from the coding sequence ATGGAAAAAAATTTTGCGGAAGTGGAGCATAAATTTTCCGAATATCTCAAGCAGAAAGGCCTTCGCGTCACGCCTCAGAGGCTGAAGATTCTGGAGGCCTTTCTCAACGCCGACGACCATGTGTCCATGGAAGAGCTTTTTCTGCTGGTCCGCAGCAGGGACAACACCGTCGGGCAGGTTACGGTGTACCGCACCCTCAAGCTGCTCTGCGAGGCGGGCATAGCCTCGGCCGTGAACTTCGAGGAAGGCATGGTGCGCTACGAACCCCTGGGAATGCATCATCACGACCATCTGGTCTGTGAAAAATGCGGCAGAAAAATAGAATTCATCAACGACGCCATTGAAGAACTTCAGGAAAAGGTCTGCCGCGTGCACGGCTTCATTCCCACCTCGCACCACATGGTGCTTTACGGCGTCTGCTCCGACTGCCGCAAAAAGGCCTGA
- a CDS encoding secondary thiamine-phosphate synthase enzyme YjbQ, producing MEKLSVCTRSREEMIDVTPLLRKAVAEHGWEDGVLVVFCPHTTCGLTVNEGFDPDVAGDITRFFHTRIPQDDHFRHSEGNADAHIKASLFGSSLQLIVEEGSMCLGTWQAVWLFEGDGPRSRQLWLKWLKA from the coding sequence ATGGAAAAGCTTTCCGTATGCACCCGTTCCCGGGAGGAAATGATCGACGTCACCCCCCTTCTCCGCAAGGCCGTTGCCGAACACGGCTGGGAAGACGGCGTTCTTGTGGTCTTCTGCCCGCACACCACCTGCGGACTCACCGTGAATGAAGGCTTCGACCCCGACGTGGCGGGCGACATCACGCGCTTTTTCCACACGCGCATCCCGCAGGACGACCATTTCCGCCACAGCGAAGGCAACGCCGACGCCCACATCAAGGCCAGCCTTTTCGGTTCCTCCCTGCAGCTCATTGTGGAGGAAGGCAGCATGTGCCTCGGCACATGGCAGGCCGTATGGCTTTTTGAAGGCGACGGCCCGCGCAGCCGTCAGCTCTGGCTGAAGTGGCTCAAGGCCTGA